In Candidatus Epulonipiscium viviparus, one DNA window encodes the following:
- a CDS encoding sulfatase-like hydrolase/transferase, whose translation MSQRPNIIFMLTDDQRYDTMGFMGSTQVYTPNLDKLAAEGSKFSNVFHVAPICMPSRASMQLGKYISQHNCGFDLPTDYTVTTKEYQESYPVLLRKNGYFTGFIGKFGFPVTDEKKHNATRNIDPTSSNDDPYYKLSNQLELKEIAMPSNEFDVWYGFTGQGGYFPNKENKFNGYENKFGDDHLTMFNAHQAEDFLEQAAASGKPFSLSLSFKAPHRPHTASNKWKKYYENITINRMPNDKPEYFAVLPEVVRTHSRNAAEYWGSEKMERSPGMAGRGAWKDEAVFQHDFKNYYGLISGVDEAVGVIRAKLDELGIADNTIIIYTSDNGYFCGSKQLGGKELLYEESIKAPLIVFDPRHKKDQWIDGLVSTVDICPTILDFSGLKKTADMYGSSIIPLINGQEKEIHTAVYGENDFNDNYVDIDNHPSPENYQSIHSKYVRTHDYKYVRYQLCHPIIEEMWNMKEDPLETNNLVGNPEYQEQLNKMRALLDKFIEETAVEV comes from the coding sequence ATGTCGCAACGACCAAATATTATTTTTATGCTAACAGATGATCAACGTTATGATACAATGGGGTTTATGGGCTCTACACAAGTTTATACCCCCAATCTTGATAAATTAGCAGCAGAAGGATCTAAATTTAGCAATGTTTTTCACGTGGCTCCAATATGTATGCCTAGCCGTGCTAGTATGCAATTAGGAAAATATATATCGCAGCATAACTGTGGATTTGATCTACCCACCGATTATACTGTCACTACTAAAGAATATCAAGAATCTTACCCTGTTCTCCTTAGAAAAAATGGTTACTTTACTGGATTTATTGGTAAATTTGGCTTTCCTGTAACCGATGAAAAGAAGCATAATGCAACTAGAAATATTGACCCTACCAGTTCCAATGATGATCCTTACTATAAACTTTCAAATCAACTTGAATTAAAAGAAATTGCAATGCCATCAAATGAATTTGACGTATGGTATGGATTTACTGGTCAAGGAGGTTATTTTCCGAATAAGGAAAACAAATTTAATGGCTATGAAAATAAATTTGGTGATGATCACTTAACAATGTTCAACGCACATCAAGCGGAAGATTTTTTGGAGCAAGCCGCCGCATCTGGTAAACCTTTCTCACTTTCTCTTAGTTTTAAGGCTCCTCACCGCCCCCATACTGCAAGTAATAAATGGAAAAAGTATTATGAAAATATAACAATCAACAGGATGCCCAATGATAAACCTGAGTATTTTGCAGTGCTTCCAGAAGTAGTACGAACTCACAGCCGCAATGCTGCTGAATACTGGGGCAGTGAAAAGATGGAACGATCTCCTGGAATGGCAGGTCGTGGAGCTTGGAAAGATGAGGCAGTTTTTCAGCATGATTTTAAAAACTATTATGGGCTAATTTCTGGAGTCGACGAAGCCGTGGGTGTAATTCGTGCTAAATTAGATGAACTGGGGATAGCAGATAATACTATCATTATATATACTTCTGACAATGGATATTTCTGTGGCTCTAAGCAGTTGGGTGGAAAAGAATTGCTCTATGAAGAATCCATTAAGGCACCACTTATTGTATTTGATCCTCGACATAAAAAAGATCAATGGATTGATGGTTTAGTTTCTACTGTTGATATATGTCCAACAATTTTAGATTTTTCTGGACTTAAAAAAACAGCAGATATGTATGGAAGCAGTATCATCCCTCTAATTAATGGTCAAGAAAAAGAAATTCATACAGCAGTATATGGTGAAAATGATTTTAATGATAACTATGTCGATATTGATAATCATCCCAGCCCTGAAAATTATCAGTCTATCCATTCTAAATATGTTAGAACTCATGATTATAAATATGTTAGATACCAACTATGTCATCCTATAATAGAAGAAATGTGGAATATGAAAGAAGACCCTCTTGAAACCAACAATCTTGTTGGCAATCCCGAATATCAAGAGCAACTCAATAAGATGAGAGCATTGCTAGATAAATTTATAGAAGAAACAGCAGTTGAAGTGTAA
- a CDS encoding leucine-rich repeat domain-containing protein has translation MLKYRGDQSSVIIPKNVVLISDSVFWDCPEITHVEISDNVTDIGDQAFADCINLRSIYFSKNMSYIATRAFIRCSSITELTIPDNIVTIGEGAFFNCINLAVLNLPSSIRDIESYAFGKCHALVSVSIPEGVTRLHSNIFFQCFNLYSITLPSTLKYIDDREIDITAATTITADHDYWYPLVALFPCD, from the coding sequence TTGCTTAAATACCGCGGAGATCAAAGCTCCGTTATAATTCCAAAGAATGTTGTTTTAATCAGTGATTCAGTATTTTGGGATTGCCCTGAAATCACTCATGTTGAAATATCGGATAACGTTACTGACATCGGAGATCAAGCGTTTGCTGATTGCATTAACTTGCGTAGCATATACTTTTCAAAAAATATGTCCTATATTGCAACTCGCGCATTCATTCGCTGTTCTTCTATCACTGAATTAACAATTCCCGATAATATAGTTACTATTGGTGAAGGTGCTTTCTTTAACTGCATTAATTTAGCGGTTCTAAATTTGCCTAGTTCAATACGAGACATAGAGTCTTATGCTTTTGGTAAATGCCACGCCTTAGTATCTGTATCCATTCCAGAGGGAGTCACAAGACTTCATAGTAATATATTTTTTCAGTGTTTCAATTTATATTCTATTACTTTGCCGTCCACTTTAAAATACATTGATGATAGAGAAATAGATATTACAGCAGCTACCACTATTACTGCCGACCATGATTATTGGTACCCTTTAGTAGCTCTGTTTCCTTGTGATTAA
- the proC gene encoding pyrroline-5-carboxylate reductase, with amino-acid sequence MIGLIGCGNMGAAIIKGAITNGAVTPADVCVYDISKLAIDKMIELGVEICVNNREVVSESDVIILATKPQYIPEVLADLKDVMNDKALISIAAGITTKDLKEMTNSVRILRVMPNTPALVGEGAAAFSLATDFTKEEKALAGGLFAAIGTIEWIAEELMDVISGFSGAGPAYVAMILEAMSDAAVKQGLPRVTAYRLAAQTLLGSAKLFMESGMNPSQMKDMVTSPGGVTIVGVEALERGGLRYAIMNCIDAATEKAMQMRPK; translated from the coding sequence AAGGAGCAATAACTAATGGTGCAGTGACTCCTGCCGATGTATGTGTATATGATATTTCGAAATTGGCAATTGATAAAATGATTGAATTGGGAGTAGAGATCTGCGTAAATAATCGAGAAGTGGTAAGCGAAAGTGATGTGATAATTCTAGCGACAAAACCTCAATATATCCCAGAAGTGTTAGCGGATTTGAAAGATGTGATGAATGATAAAGCACTGATTTCGATAGCCGCCGGAATTACAACTAAAGATTTAAAAGAAATGACAAACTCAGTGAGAATATTAAGAGTGATGCCAAATACTCCGGCCTTGGTTGGTGAAGGAGCTGCCGCATTTTCATTAGCGACGGATTTTACGAAAGAAGAGAAGGCATTAGCGGGAGGATTGTTTGCCGCTATCGGAACAATAGAGTGGATTGCCGAAGAATTGATGGATGTAATTTCTGGGTTTAGTGGAGCGGGACCGGCCTATGTTGCAATGATTTTGGAAGCAATGAGTGATGCTGCAGTAAAGCAAGGGCTACCTCGAGTAACTGCATATAGATTGGCAGCGCAAACATTGCTAGGCAGTGCAAAATTGTTTATGGAATCAGGGATGAATCCTAGTCAAATGAAAGATATGGTAACATCTCCGGGAGGAGTGACGATTGTAGGTGTTGAAGCACTAGAACGAGGAGGTTTGAGGTACGCAATAATGAATTGTATTGATGCCGCAACAGAAAAAGCAATGCAAATGAGACCCAAATAA